CcacccttctccctcctctccccatccccaacTCGCCCAGACGCCCTCCCTGCTCACCCGCCCCACACTCTGTCTACAGATGCTGTACACCGGCATCGTAATCTACGCACCGGCCCTCATCCTGAACCAAGGTGTGACTCTGGGAGATTAGGGAAGCATGTctgggaagagaaagggagggagaggagaaccCAAGACTAAGTTTGCGCCCCGCCCAGGGGCCTAACGGGGGACCTCTTTTTGCATAGTGACCGGGCTGGACATCTGGGCGTCGCTCCTGTCCACCGGAATTATCTGCACCTTCTACACGGCTGTGGTGAGTGGCCCTGGGAACCCACTCCATACGGGGGATCGGGCCCACTGTGTCTCTTGTGGGGAAACTCTGGGCTTGCCCCTTTCTTCTGAGGAAGCCTCTGTCCCATCTGGGACCCAGTGTCCTCATCTTTATAGTGAAAAGTGATCTGAAAAGCTTATTGCTGAGAATCTAGAAGTATGGtagcttcaggcatggctggatccaggctTCCACCTCTTCTGGCTTCCCGTCCAGCAGGAAGTGAGCTCCTGCTTCATCCTGGGGCTGGCTGAGGTCCCATGGAGGGCTACCTTTGGCTGGCTCAGGTCTGAACTTGATAGTGATATCATCTTCatagtgataataatagtaatggcggccgggcgcggtggctcacgtctgtaatcccaacactttgggaagcagaggcaggcggatcacctgaggtcaggagttcgagaccagcctggccaacatggtgaaaccccgtctctactaagaatacaaaaattacctgggcgcagtggcacgcacctgtaatcctagcctctcgggaggctgaggcaggagaatagcttgaacccgggaggtggaggttgcggtgcgtggaaattgcgccattgcactccagcctgggcgacagagcaagactccgtctcaaaaaatatataacgATAATAATAGTAATGGCAGCAATCACTCACTGACACTCGTATATGTCAAGTCATGTTCCAAATCTTTTTCACTTATTAACTTGTTTAATTctactaggcacagtggctcatacctgtaatcccagcactttgagaggccaaggtgggaggatcacttgaggccaggggttcgagaccagcctaggcaacatagtgagacctcctccctccagctctacaaaaaaaaatttttttttaattagtcaggcatggtggcacctgctgtagttccagctactccagaggctgaggcaggaggatcacttgagcctaagagttccaggctgcagtgagctgtgatcacaccactgcactccagcctgggcaacagacagaaaccttttctttaaaaataaaataactaacttaattcttacaacaacacAGTAAGAAGGTATTATTATTAATCCCACTttagagaggaggaaactgaggcatagaaggGCATCAGTCCCAGGTGCCACTGAAGGCCAGGTCCCCCATCTAACcgcccctctccctctctctgtcccaTGCTGCAGGGCGGCATGAAGGCTGTGGTCTGGACTGATGTGTTCCAGGTCGTGGTGATGCTAAGTGGCTTCTGGGTTGTCCTGGCACGTGGTGTCATGCTTGTAGGCGGGCCCCGCCAGGTGCTCACGCTGGCCCAGAACCACTCCCGGATCAACCTGATGGAGTGAGTGAAAAATGCAGAGGATACTCCAGTAGGATGGGGCTGGgaccggtgcggtggctcacgcctgtaatcccagcacttcgggaggccaaggcggggtgatcacctgagtttgggagtttgagaccagcatgaccgacatcgagaaaccccgtctctactaaaaaatacaaaattaggccgggcgcggtggctcacgcctgtaatcccagcactttgggaggccaaggcgggcggatgacgaggtcaagagatcgagatcatcctggccaacttggtgaaagtccatctttactaaaaatacaaaaattagccgggcgtgctgctgggcgcctgtaatcccagctactcggaggctgaggcaggagaattgctggaacccgggaggcagaagttgcagtgagccgagatggcgccattgcactccagcctggtgacagagagagactctgtctcaaaaaaaaaaaaaaaaaaaaaaatagcagggcgtggtggcgcttgcctgtaattccagctacttgggaggctgaggcaggagaatcgcttgaacccggaaggcagaggttgcggtaagccgagatcacgccattgcactccagcctgggcaacaagagtgaaactccatctttaaaaaaaaaaagaggatggggCTGGGCTCCCTTTGTGCCCTGGGATGGTAGAAATCAGCCAATGCTTCCTGCTCCAGGAGGCCCTCGCTGCTCTCTGCTCCTCCCCTCAGACCAGACTAGGGGCTAAAGCAGCTCTGAACTCTCAGCTAGGCAAAGAATGAATGGTTTTTGAGCGCGTAGATAGATGACTCAGTAAACAAATACGTGAATTTTCAATCTGGCAAATGCCTATGCACACGTCAAACCcactccatttatttttaatttaattaattaatttatttttattttcattattatttttttttttagatggagtctcgctctgtcacccaggctggagtgcaatggcacgatctcagctcactgcaacctccacctcctgggttgaagtgattctcctgcctcagcctcccaagtagctgggattacaggcacccgccattattcccagctaatttttgtatttttgtagagacggggtttcaccatgttggccaggctgaccttgaactgtgacctcaggtgatccatccgccttggcctcccaaagtgctgggattacaggcatgagccaccacgcccggccaacaaaacccactccaaatgtcccctatAAGGTCCAGAAGTGCTGTCTGGGGCCCTTGGGAGGGTGAAGTCAGCGTGACATCTCCACTGGTTAACTTGCCTTGTCCCCACCCAGCTTTAACCCTGACCCAAGGAGCCGCTATACATTCTGGACTTTTGTGGTGGGTGGCACGTTGGTGTGGCTCTCCATGTATGGCGTGAACCAGGCGCAGGTGCAGCGCTACGTGGCTTGCCGCACAGAGAAGCAGGCCAAGCTGTGAGTGTTTGGGGGAGCAAAGTGGGGGTTTCTGGGACATGCTGCCCCCCTTCACCAGCCTGAGGCTGTCCCCTAAGCCTGAGGCCGCCTCTTCCCCCAGGGCCCTGCTCATCAACCAGGTGGGCCTGTTCCTGATCGTGTCCAGCGCTGCCTGCTGTGGCATCGTCATGTTTGTGTTCTACACTGACTGCGACCCTCTCCTCCTGGGGCGCATCTCTGCCCCAGACCAGGTGAGTCTTACCCAGGCTCCTGGTTGGCTCTACACTCCCTCACTACCTTGGTGGGATTGAGGTCGAAGAGCATTCCTAGCAGAGGGAATGGCCTGTGCAAAGGCCGAGAAGTAGGAAAGAGCTGagaggaggccaggtgcggtggctcacgcctgtaatcccagcattttgggaggctgaggcgggtggatcatctgaggtcaggagtttgagaccatcctggctaacatggtgaaaccccgtctctactaaaaatataaaaattagccaggcatggtggcacgcacctgtagtctcggctactccggaggctgaggcaggagaatcacttgaacccgggaggcggaggttgcgatgaagggagatcacaccactacactccagcttgggtgacagagtgagactctgtctcaaaaaaaaataaataaataaaaataaagagctcAGAGGAGGATCTGCAAGGAATGGGAAaggtgagcctgggaggcaatgGACCGCCCTCAGTAGGTGTGAGCAGACAAGGGCCACTTTCAGATCTAGAATTCCAGAGAGTTCCAAAGATCCCCTGGGAGATGCTCAGGAGGAGATGAAACCATGACCCAGGCCGGGCAtgctggcttacgcctgtaatcccagcacttttggagggcgagacgggcagatcacttgacgttagaagttcaaaaccaacctggccaacatggtgaaactacctttccactgaaaaatacaaaaattagccaggcctggtggtgcatgcctgtaatcccagctactcgggaggctgaggcaggagaatagcttgaacctgggaggtggaggttgcagtgagcagagatcgcgccattgcactccagcctgggtgacagagacagactccatctcaaaaaaaaaaaaaaaaacaaggccgggcacagtggctcacatctgtaatctcagcactttgggaagctcaggggggatcacctgaggtcaggagttggagaccatcctgaccaacatggaaaaaccccatccctactgaaaaatacaaaattagccacgtgtggtggcgcatgcctgtaatcccagctactcgggaggctgaggcaggagaatcgcttgaacctgggaggcggagtttgcagtgagccgagatggtgccattgcacttcagcctgggtgacaagagagaaactccgtctcaaacaaaaataaaaacaaaacaaaacaaacccacaaaaacaaaaactgtaatcCAGCAGGAACTAATCATGctggtgataataataatgaccAGCTCTGGTCTCCCATGTCCCAAGTGTCTACTCTGTGCCTCATGCTGTTCCCTTCACCAGCAGTTGGTTCTCCATCTAATCTTTCTTCTGAGAAAGGCAGGGCGATCACAGcttccactttatagatgaggaaactgaggctcggggaGGAAGTAACTGCCCGAGGTCAATGGGCAAGTGGGGGGGTGTGCGGTGCCAGGACTCATGCCTAGGTCACACTCCAAGTAGAGTTCTGACCATGGGGTTCAGAGTTAGCGGAGGGTACGCGGGACCACCCCATCTGCAGTCCTCCCTGGAGGTCAGATCTGGGACTGCTGGACTGTGTGACTTCAGGGAGGGACTGTACCTCTGCCTCACagtcttcatcagtaaaatggggatgacacGGGTCCCTGCTTCACAGGGATCCCAGGGCTCAGCACACAGTGGGGCTCAGTGACAATTCTCAGGTTCGTGCAGTTGATCAACAAATGCACATTACAGCCTGaggaacatagggagaccccatctacacattttttttttttttttgagacagagtctcactcttttgcccaggctggagtgcagtgcgcaacctcggctcactgcaacctctccctcccgggatcaagccattatcttgcctcagcccccaagtagctgggattacaggcatgcgccaccatgcccagctaatttttttgtattttttgtagaggtggggttttgccatattggtcaggctggtctcaaactcctgacctcaggtgatccacctgcctcagcctccgaaagtgctgggattacaggcgtgagccactatgcccggcctttctttcttttcttttcttttttttttttgagacagagtttggttctattgtgcaggctggagtgcagtggcgtgatctccgctcactgcaacctctgcctcagcctcccaagtagccgggactacaggtgccaaccaccacacccagctaatttctgtattttgggtagagatgaggtttcaccatgttggccaggctggtcttgaactcctgagctcaagtgatccacccgcctcagcctcccaaagtgttgggattacaggcgtgagtcactgtgcccagccagacccctatctttactaaaaattaaaaaaaattagccaggcatggtggcgcacacctgcggtctcagctactgggggactgaggcaggaggatcacttgaacccaggagttctaggctgcagtgagccacaatcgtggcactgcactccagcctgggcaacagagcaagatcttgtgtcaaaacaaaacaaaacaaaaaccacaaacaaaaactaaatgcATATTAAATGCCGACTCTGAGCGCTGTCCATCCTGGGTGCTGGGGATGTGCAGCATCAGGACAGATAGATGCCCCGGCCCTCAGGGTGCTGCTGTCTGGGAGGCTGACCCCCAGTTCTCCCCAGTACATGCCTCTGCTGGTGCTGGACATCTTCGAAGATCTGCCTGGAGTCCCCGGGCTTTTCCTGGCCTGTGCTTACAGTGGCACCCTCAGGTGAGCACCCCCCCTTGTTCATGGAGCATTATTTCAGCCCCGGGAGCCTCCTTATCCCAGCCTGCCATCCCCCTGGGGCATGGAATGTTCTGGACCTGTCCATCAGTCCCAGTTCCTGCTTGATCCCTAGAAGACAGCTCAGGTAGGTGCTGGCAGAGAGCATGCCCTGGGCACAGGGACCCCAACTGCAAGGGTTTACCTTCTTATCACCTGTCAGGGCCACGCCTGgccctcctctcttcttcttccttctttccttccttcctccccagacaaatatttattgaacatctaccaTGTGGCAggtactgttttttgtttttttttttccagatggagtcttgctctgtcacccaggctggagtgcagtggtgccatctcggctcactgcagcctccacctcctgggttcaagcgattctcctgcctcagcctcccaagtagctgggattacaggtccacgCCACCacagcctgctaatttttgtatttttagtagagatggggtttcaccatgttggccaggctagtcttgaactcctgacctcaggtgatttgcatgctttggcctcgcaaagtgctgacactgcaggcgtgagccagcgtgcccagcccAGATACTGTTGTTCTAAACCCTGGGGCACAGCCATGACCAAGCAGTCCCCTGCTTCTGCCTTCCAAGGCCACACACTCAGGTGGTTTCCACTCTTCCGGGACTTCTGGTCACATGCCCTCACTGTCCCTTTTGCAAATCTCCCACATGTGACTGCAGTCCCTCTGGAACCAGAACCTGCCTGTCTGTCCTGCCTGCCCTTGGTCACAGATGTCCTTGCTCCTGTGGGGATGTCTCAGGTctttggggaggggaggggtggatATCTCCTTCACCTTTGCAGGACTGGGTTACCCCCACTTCTGCCCTCAGGCTGGGTGAGGTCTGGCAGGCCAGATGGTGTGGACGGTCTCTCCATATGGCCTGAGGACACCCCGCCGCCTTCCTCACACAGCACAGCGTCCACCAGCATCAATGCCATGGCTGCAGTCACTGTAGAAGACCTCATCAAACCTCGGCTGCGGAGCCTGGCACCCAGGAAACTCGTGATTATCTCCAAGGGGCTCTGTGAGTTTCAGGGAGACCCgggtgggaggccagggcagtcCCTCCCCATTGACCGTGCCAACCCCGTCCACTACAGCACTCATCTACGGATCGGCCTGTCTCACCGTGGCAGCTCTGTCCTCACTACTCGGAGGAGGTGTCCTCCAGGTGAGACCCCACCTGCCCCCTGCCCTGGTCTCACTGAGAGGTGGGGGCATCTTTGCCAttaaattgaggctcagagaggtcacatGTGTCAGTGGCAgaactcacttctttttttttttttttttttttgagatagggtctcactgtgttgtcccaggttggagtgcagaggcccaatcatagttcactgcaacctccaactccttggttcaagccatccttccacctcaacctcccaagtagctggagttacaggtgtgtgccaccatgcctggctaattttttttctttcttatttttttttttgagatggagtgtcgctctgttgcccaggctggagtgtagtggcatgatctcagctcactgcagcctccacccgctgggttcaagcaattctgcctcagcctccggagtagctgggattacaggtgcacaccaccacgcccgtctaatatttttgtttttttttttttcttgagacggagtctcgctctgttgcccaggctggagtacagtggcgcaatctcagctcactgcaaactccgcctcctgggttcacgccattctcctgcctcagcctcccgagtagctgggactacaggtgcccgccaccacgcctgactaattttttgtatttttagtagagacggggttttgccgtgttagccaggatggcctcgatcccctgacctcgtgatccacccgcctcggcctcccaaagtgctgggattacaggcatgagctaccgcgcccagcttatatttttgtatttttattagagatgggatttcaccatgttggccagtctggtctcaaactcctgacctcaagtgatccacccgcctctgcctcccaaagtgttgggattacaggtgtgagccaccacgcctggcctggctaattttaaaactttttttacagacagggtctcgcttcgtgcctaggcttgtcttgaactcctggcctcaagcaaccacccacctcagccttccaagtcgcTGAGATTAAGAACTAGGTTCTATTTGATGCCAGAGGCCATCAGGGGACTTTTATGCAGCTGGCTGGCTTGGGGCAGGGGAATTGGGAAGTGAGGGGTAGCGACAGAAAGGGCCTCCctacggaggttgcagtgagccgagatcgcgccactgcactccaactaaCCTGGAcagcaaagtgagactctgtctaaaaaaaaaaaaaaagaagaagaagaaagggccTCCCTGGCTTGAGGGTGGGACTGCCACCCCCAAGAGAGAATCAGTATCTTTGCCTCCAACCCAAGGGAGATAGGCAGGAACGAGAGGGGGGTCCTCTCCCCTTtagggaaactgagacacagaggagTCCTTGAGACCCACAGTGGAGTTCCTGAGGTGTCGCTTTCCCAGCgggtaaactgaggcccagaggggtgGGAGGGCTCCGCCCTCAGCCCCGCTTCCACCTACTCTCCCAGGGCTCCTTCACCGTCATGGGAGTCATCAGCGGCCCCCTCCTGGGAGCCTTCATCTTAGGAATGTTCCTGCCGGCCTGCAACACCCCGGTGAgtcggggcgggggcgggcgcgggGGCGGGGGTGAGggctggggcggggtgggggcgggagCCAGACAggcccctccccttccctgtcGCCGGCTCTGCCACCAGGGCGTCCTCTCGGGACTGGGCGCGGGCTTGGCGCTGTCGCTGTGGGTGGCCTTGGGCGCCACGCTGTACCCACCCAGCGAGCAGACCATGAGGGTCCTGCCGTCGTCGGCTGCCCGCTGCGTGGCTCTCTCAGTCAACGCCTCTGGCCTCCTGGACCCGGCTCTCCTCCCTGCTAACGACTCTAGCAGGGCCCCCAGGTGAGCAGACTTGAGGGTGGGAGTGTACCCGAGCCCAGGATGGTGTGATCTTGAAGGGAAACTTACTTGCCCTGAACTCTGTATAAGAAGCCTGATTAGTAAAATGCATTCCTGGTGGAGGGAACGGTAGGTACAAAGGCCCTGAGACCACAATCAGGTAAGTCCCAGTCCAACTGCACTGAGGTTAGGGTGCATTTAATGGGAGGAGAGATGGGTGGGAGATATGGTGCAGCCAGAGTAAGCTAgtacttttttggttttgtttttctgagacagagcctcgctctgttgtccaggctggagtgcagtggtacagtctcagcttactgcagcttcaacctcgcaggctcaagagatcctcccagctTGAGGGAGGCCCAGAATTTGGTCTGgttctattttttattgagataaattAGCCATTTAAAAGTGGCATTTAGGCcaggcgggcacagtggctcacacctgtaatcccagcactttgggaggctgaggcgggtggatcacctgaggtcaggagttcaaggccagcttaatcaacatggggaaacccctgtctctactaaaaatacaaaacttagccaagcgtggtggcaggcgcctgtattcccagctactcgggaggttgaggcaggagaatcgcttgaacccaggaagtggaggttgcagtgagctgagatcacaccactgtattccagcctgggcaacaaaaatgaaactccatctcaaataaataaataaataaaagtggcatttagtatatttgtgcaaccatcaccactatctaactCAAGAacgtttcctttttttttctaattttgtatttttagtagagacggggtttcaccatgttggccaggctggttttgaactcctgacctcaggtgatctgcccacgtcagcctcccaaaatgctgggattacaggtgtgagccaccgtgcctggccccaaaaacattttcttttcttttcttttttttttttttttttttgagacagggtcttgctctgttgcccaggccagagtccagtggcgcgatcatagctcactgctgcctcaacctcctgggctcaaggaatcttcctacctcagcccccctagttgctgggaccacaggcgcacactgTCATGTcctgctagtttttatttttattttttgtagagacagggtctggctatgttgcccaggctggtctggaattcctgggctcaagcaatctgcccgcctcagccttgcaaagtgctgggattacaggtgtgaacaccCAGCCAACCAAgaacattttctgttttgtttatttatttatttatttatttttggtttttgggtgggtttttttgctttttgtttttttggttttttggagaccgggtctcactctaacacccaggctggagtgcaatggcacaatcacagctcactgcaccttgaCCTCCAGACTccgatgatcctcctgcctcagcctcccaagtagctgggactataggcgtgcaccaccatgctgggctaaattttttgcatttttaatagagacgagtttttgccatgttgcccaggctggtctccaagtactgggctcaagtgatctgcctgcctctgcctcccaaagtgctgggattacaggtgtgaggcactgttcCTGGCCgtaagaacatttttatcaccccagaaAGAAGCCCTGTCCCCATCATCACTTCCcacttcccccttctccccagctcctggcaagcacgaatccactttctgtttctatgaatttgcctgttctgggcatttcatgtaaatggaatcataaaatatgtgatcttttgtgtcttagcataatacatatatattttttgagatggggtttcgctttgtcgcccaggctggagtgcagtggcgtgatctcagctcactgcaacctctgcctcccaggttcaagcaattctcctgtctcagcctcctgagtagctgggtcacgggcatgtgccatcacacttgggtaatttttgtatttttagtagagatgagatttcaccgtattgatcaggctggtcttgaactcctgacctcaggagatccacacaccttggcctttcaaagtactgggattacagcagaGTACagtggagccactgcactccagtctgggtgacagagtgaaactccaccaaaaacaaacaaacaaacaaaaaacccaaaaacattcGTGAACAAGTTTTggtatggacatatgttttaatttctctcgGTATATACCtatgagtggaattgctggatcatatggtaattctttaacttttttttttttttttttttttaagatggagtcttgctctgtcacccaggctggagtgcagtggtatgttctctgctcactgcaacctccgcctcctgggttcaagcgattctcctgcttcagcctccctagtagctgggactacaggcatatgccaccacatctggctaatttttatatttttagtagagaaggagtttcaccatgttggtcagggtggtctcaaacccctgacctcagatgatccgcctgccttggcctcccagggtgttaggattacaggcctgagccaccacgcctggcctatgtttaactttttgaggaactaccagactgttttccacagcggccacatcattttacattcccaccagcaacatatGAGGATTCTAACTTCTCCACGTCCTCGCCAATACTCATTATTctccatcctagtgggtgtgaagtgatacctcactgtggttttgatttgcatttccctgatgaataatgatgttgagcatcttttcatgtgttgagcatcttttcattggccatttgtgcatcttctttggagaaatgtctattcaaacccTTTGcccatccagcctgggtaacatagaaagaccccatctctataaaaataaaaatgaaaaaattagctgggcatggtggtgtacacttgtagtcccagatccttgggaggctgaggcaaagaggattgcttgagcccagggggccgaggctgcagtgaggcatgatcccaccactgcactccatcctgggcaacagagcaagaccctgcctcaaattaaaaaacaaacaaaaaaaaaaaacaaaaaaaaaaccaccctttgcccatttttaaattgggtgatttgtctttttattgttgagagttataatttacatatttttatatctttatgtattctgggtaCAAGCCCCTGATCAGATGTATAATTTGCATgtgatattttctcccattctgtaggttgtcttcaTTCTCTCGATAGAatcctttgatgcacagaagtttttaattctttttttggggggcggggggatggagtctcactctgtcacccaagctggagtgcagtggtacgatttcagctcactgcaacctccacctcccaggttcaagggattctcccacctcagcctcgtgagtagctgtgactacaggtgcacaccaccatgccaggctaatttttatatttttagtagagatggggtttcaccatgttagccagcctggtttcaactcctgacctcagcctgcctcagcctcccaaagtgctaggattacaggcatgagccaccatacctggccagaagtttttaatttttgtttgtttgtttgtttttgagacggagtctcgctctgttgcccaggctggagtgcaacggtgtgatctcggctcactgcaagctccgcctcccgggttcatgccattctcctgcctcagcctcccgagtagctgggactacaggca
This portion of the Pongo abelii isolate AG06213 chromosome 20, NHGRI_mPonAbe1-v2.0_pri, whole genome shotgun sequence genome encodes:
- the SLC5A5 gene encoding sodium/iodide cotransporter; amino-acid sequence: MEAVETRERPTFGAWDYGVFALMLLVSTGIGLWVGLARGGQRSAEDFFTGGRRLAALPVGLSLSASFMSAVQVLGVPSEAYRYGLKFLWMCVGQLLNSVLTALLFMPVFYRLGLTSTYEYLEMRFSRAVRLCGTLQYIVATMLYTGIVIYAPALILNQVTGLDIWASLLSTGIICTFYTAVGGMKAVVWTDVFQVVVMLSGFWVVLARGVMLVGGPRQVLTLAQNHSRINLMDFNPDPRSRYTFWTFVVGGTLVWLSMYGVNQAQVQRYVACRTEKQAKLALLINQVGLFLIVSSAACCGIVMFVFYTDCDPLLLGRISAPDQYMPLLVLDIFEDLPGVPGLFLACAYSGTLSTASTSINAMAAVTVEDLIKPRLRSLAPRKLVIISKGLSLIYGSACLTVAALSSLLGGGVLQGSFTVMGVISGPLLGAFILGMFLPACNTPGVLSGLGAGLALSLWVALGATLYPPSEQTMRVLPSSAARCVALSVNASGLLDPALLPANDSSRAPSSGMDASRPALADSFYAISYLYYGALGTLTTVLCGALISCLTGPTKRSTLAPGLLWWDLARQTASVAPKEEVAILDDNLVKGPEELPAGSKKPPGFLPTSEDRLFFLGQKELEGAGSWTPCGGHDGGRDQRETNL